The following coding sequences are from one Eucalyptus grandis isolate ANBG69807.140 chromosome 11, ASM1654582v1, whole genome shotgun sequence window:
- the LOC104424683 gene encoding fimbrin-5: MAGFVGVLVSDPWLQGQFTQVELRTLKSRYISIKNESGRVTVGDLPPMFAKLKAFSEMLNVDEIRVILGESCTNMEEEIDFESFLRAFLNLQARATAKSGSSKHASSFLKAATTTFQHTINVSEKSSYVAHINSYLGEDPFLKKYLPMDPGTNALFDLAKDGVLLCKLINVAVPGTIDERAINTKSVLNPWERNENHTLCLNSAKAIGCTVVNIGTQDLVEARPHLVLGLISQIIKIQLLADLNLKKTPQLVELVDDSQDVEELLGLPPEKVLLKWMNFHLKKAGYDKQVTNFSSDVKDGEAYAYLLNALAPEHASPSTLDAKDPKERANMVLEQAEKLDCKRYLTPSDIVEGSPNLNLAFVAQIFQHRNGLSTDTKKISFAEMMTDDTQTSREERCFRLWINSLGTATYVNNVFEDLRNGWVLLEVLDKISPGSVNWKHASKPPIKMPFRKVENCNQVIKIGKQLNFSLVNVAGNDIVQGNKKLILAYLWQLMRFTMLQLLKNLRYHAQGKEITDADILNWANRKVKKAGRSSQMESFKDKNLSTGIFFLELLSSVEPRVVNWSLVTKGETDEDKKLNATYIISVARKLGCSIFLLPEDIIEVNQKMILTLTASIMYWSLQQQAGDSETGESTDLDASPVGSANGENDKVLASEISDLSINDAASDGTPSQQLGKDESSQEVENTGPSSNSENGITIEGSPSTENEKASTHVEGGGRDTE; the protein is encoded by the exons ATGGCTGGTTTTGTTGGCGTTCTGGTATCTGATCCATGGCTGCAGGGCCAATTCACCCAAGTCGAGCTTCGGACCCTCAAATCCAGA TATATCTCAATCAAAAATGAATCTGGCCGGGTCACTGTCGGAGATTTGCCGCCCATGTTTGCAAAGCTGAAAGCTTTCAGTGAAATGCTCAACGTGGATGAGATTAGGGTTATTCTTGGGGAATCATGTACAAACATGGAGGAAGAGATTGATTTTGAGTCTTTCCTTCGG GCATTTTTGAATTTGCAAGCTCGAGCAACAGCTAAATCTGGCAGTTCGAAACATGCATCTTCTTTTCTAAAGGCAGCCACGACCACTTTCCAGCACACAATAAATGTATCAGAAAAGTCTTCTTATGTGGCACATATCAACAGCTATCTGGGAGAAGATCCGTTCTTAAAGAAGTATCTTCCTATGGATCCAGGGACAAACGCTTTGTTTGATCTAGCAAAAGATGGAGTTCTTCTCTG TAAGCTCATAAATGTAGCTGTCCCTGGAACCATAGACGAGAGAGCTATTAACACCAAAAGTGTCCTCAATCCATGGGAGAGGAATGAGAACCATACTCTTTGTCTCAATTCGGCAAAGGCCATTGGCTGCACAGTTGTAAATATTGGTACACAGGACCTGGTTGAAGCAAGA CCCCATCTGGTTCTTGgtttaatttctcaaattataaAG ATCCAATTGTTGGCTGATCTCAACCTGAAGAAAACTCCTCAACTTGTGGAATTGGTGGATGACAGCCAG GATGTAGAGGAGCTATTGGGTTTACCACCTGAGAAAGTTTTATTGAAATGGATGAATTTTCATCTAAAGAAAGCTGGGTATGATAAGCAGGTTACAAACTTTTCCTCAGATGTGAAG GATGGTGAGGCTTATGCTTACCTGCTCAATGCTCTTGCTCCAGAACATGCTAGCCCCTCCACCTTGGATGCAAAGGATCCCAAGGAAAGAGCAAACATGGTACTTGAGCAAGCGGAGAAATTGGATTGCAAAAGATATCTCACACCCTCTGATATTGTGGAGGGTTCACCAAATCTTAATCTTGCATTTGTGGCACAAATATTCCAACACAG GAATGGCTTGTCTACTGATACCAAGAAGATTTCCTTTGCTGAGATGATGACTGACGACACTCAAACTTCTCGTGAAGAGAGATGCTTCCGCTTGTGGATTAATAGTCTTGGTACTGCCACATACGTCAATAATGTTTTTGAGGACCTTAGGAATGG ATGGGTTCTGTTGGAGGTGCTCGACAAGATTTCGCCAGGATCGGTTAATTGGAAGCATGCCAGCAAGCCTCCTATAAAGATGCCCTTTAGAAAAGTTGAGAACTGCAACCAAGTTATCAAGATTGGAAAGCAGTTGAATTTCTCCCTAGTGAATGTAGCTGGCAATGATATCGTGCAAGGAAATAAGAAGCTCATACTAG CATACTTATGGCAATTGATGAGGTTTACTATGCTCCAGCTTCTGAAGAACCTTAGATATCACGCACAAGGTAAGGAAATAACTGACGCCGACATTTTGAATTGGGCAAACAGAAAAGTTAAGAAGGCAGGTAGATCATCCCAAATGGAGAGCTTTAAG GACAAGAACCTTTCGACTGGGATTTTCTTTCTCGAGCTTCTTAGTTCTGTGGAGCCAAGGGTGGTCAACTGGAGTCTTGTCACGAAGGGGGAAACTG ATGAGGATAAGAAGTTAAATGCCACGTATATAATCAGTGTTGCTAGAAAGCTTGGATGTTCCATCTTCTTGTTACCTGAGGACATTATAGAG GTAAACCAGAAGATGATCCTCACTTTAACAGCGAGCATCATGTATTGGAGCCTGCAGCAACAGGCAGGTGACTCAGAGACCGGTGAATCCACTGATCTAGATGCATCACCAGTGGGTTCTGCAAATGGTGAGAATGACAAGGTTCTGGCCAGTGAGATCTCAGATTTGTCCATCAATGATGCTGCTTCAGATGGCACACCTTCCCAACAACTTGGAAAAGATGAATCTTCTCAAGAGGTTGAAAACACAGGACCATCATCAAATAGCGAAAATGGGATTACCATTGAGGGATCCCCTTCAACTGAAAATGAAAAGGCCTCGACTCATGTGGAAGGGGGAGGACGTGATACAGAATGA
- the LOC104431062 gene encoding protein ACCELERATED CELL DEATH 6-like: MDVEISIQVADGGMSRPTAEEVERDERGSFNEVSGDEIISSKEEEIWRSRQQKMDKALADSRTMSGQDPAEVYAFAGKLVSVVNGVKHGDVDEFLSKIESFAGQIDLLAVLKTRWEWNLSLLHRAAINRKDDILRLLIDSVGDHLIAAKDDRENTPLHFVAISGGSTRAAEMLIRRDKNILRMKNKRGNSALHEAVLNRHTNVVRYLLSEDLEPVYWQNAAQKSPLYLAVNTNDSKMHDVLFSPSLKPSKIEGLPPIHGAIAFSNCDLVELILEKNMKLFAMTDSGGSNVFHTAAFLNRAWVFEFLRPETEYLAREWDKNGDLPIHIASKMGHVHLIEKLKPVSTRLNKQGQTILHVAAKYGRASVVRYILRDPKLGRELNTPDDAGNTALHLTAVHSQPAALIHLVWSEEIELRVCNNECLTAFDIARRHMAMEHTKRQQLVLLALACSVAGKVPPVSTELPIVRPEDRDKEFSSLVRSRGNKPDSDMVKDYIKCRLLVAMLVATVTFGAGFAVPGGFNGSDKTPENDLGMATMLDKRMFQAFVICNTIAMFCSMTVVVNLIWARLVDVEIAVTAFQHTTLPLKIALLAISTAFLTGVTLTVGKLSWLANTIFYLGLPFLLIISGAILLEHPPVFITIQNCPIRRLTLWLILAYIKLWRVETYIYDDTEDDRRVNETFASRPADGAGELKTDDSATAKCEDAPHSSNH; the protein is encoded by the exons ATGGACGTTGAGATATCTATACAAGTGGCGGACGGAGGAATGAGCAGGCCGACCGCAGAGGAGGTCGAGAGGGATGAAAGAGGATCTTTCAATGAAGTGTCAGGGGATGAAATAATTTCttcgaaggaagaagaaatctgGAGGAGTCGACAGCAGAAAATGGATAAAGCATTGGCGGATTCGCGAACCATGTCAGGACAAGATCCAGCAGAAGTTTACGCTTTTGCTGGAAAACTGGTGAGTGTCGTCAACGGCGTCAAACACGGCGATGTTGACGAGTTCCTCTCCAAGATCGAAAGTTTTGCTGGTCAAATCGATCTGTTGGCCGTTTTAAAAACCCGATGGGAATGGAACCTTTCACTGCTCCACAGGGCAGCAATCAACCGCAAGGACGATATTCTAAGgctcttgattgattctgttGGTGACCACCTCATAGCCGCCAAAGATGATAGGGAAAATACCCCACTCCACTTCGTCGCTATTTCGGGGGGATCTACTAGAGCTGCTGAGATGTTGATTCGCCGGGACAAGAACATCCTGAGGATGAAGAACAAACGTGGAAATAGCGCTTTGCACGAGGCCGTGCTCAATCGTCACACCAACGTGGTGCGCTATTTGTTGAGCGAAGATTTGGAGCCCGTGTACTGGCAGAACGCGGCTCAGAAATCTCCCTTGTACCTAGCCGTCAACACCAACGACTCCAAAATGCATGACGTTTTATTTTCGCCCTCGTTGAAACCATCAAAGATAGAAGGCTTGCCGCCCATTCATGGTGCCATTGCGTTTTCCAACTGCG ATTTAGTTGAGTTGATACTCGAGAAAAACATGAAGCTATTTGCAATGACCGACTCTGGAGGCAGCAATGTATTCCATACAGCAGCTTTCCTAAATCGGGCCTGGGTATTCGAATTCTTACGACCAGAAACTGAATATTTGGCCCGAGAATGGGACAAGAATGGAGATCTTCCCATTCATATTGCGAGCAAGATGGGTCATGTTCACCTAATCGAGAAGCTAAAACCAGTATCAACGAGGCTAAATAAGCAAGGGCAAACCATTCTTCATGTCGCCGCAAAATACGGGAGAGCCTCTGTAGTGAGATATATACTCAGAGATCCAAAACTGGGGAGGGAGTTAAATACACCAGATGATGCTGGAAATACAGCTTTGCACTTGACTGCAGTGCATTCACAACCCGCTgctttgattcatcttgtgtggagtgaagaaattgaactcAGAGTTTGCAACAACGAATGCTTGACTGCTTTTGACATTGCTCGAAGACACATGGCAATGGAGCATACGAAACGACAG CAATTGGTACTCCTAGCATTGGCTTGCTCGGTTGCGGGAAAAGTTCCACCTGTAAGCACAGAGTTACCCATAGTTAGGCCGGAAGATCGAGATAAAGAGTTTTCATCATTAGTCCGCTCACGCGGAAACAAGCCGGACAGTGACATGGTCAAGGATTACATCAAGTGCCGTCTGCTGGTGGCAATGCTTGTGGCCACAGTGACTTTCGGAGCTGGTTTTGCAGTTCCTGGAGGATTTAACGGCTCGGACAAAACCCCCGAAAATGACTTGGGCATGGCTACGATGCTGGACAAGAGAATGTTCCAGGCTTTCGTGATTTGCAACACCATCGCGATGTTCTGCTCAATGACTGTGGTCGTCAACCTCATCTGGGCACGGCTAGTCGACGTCGAAATTGCGGTAACTGCATTCCAGCACACAACACTGCCGCTAAAAATTGCACTCTTGGCGATATCCACTGCTTTCTTAACTGGTGTGACCTTGACCGTTGGCAAACTCTCTTGGCTTGCCAACaccatattttatttgggactccCTTTCCTCCTCATTATCTCAGGTGCTATATTGTTAGAGCACCCTCCCGTCTTTATCACGATCCAAAACTGTCCTATCCGTCGTCTGACATTATGGCTTATTCTCGCTTACATTAAATTGTGGAGAGTTGAGACGTACATTTATGATGACACGGAAGATGACAGAAGGGTGAACGAGACCTTCGCTAGTCGGCCTGCGGATGGTGCTGGTGAATTGAAGACTGACGACTCGGCAACAGCGAAATGTGAGGATGCGCCACATTCTTCAAATCACTGA
- the LOC104424682 gene encoding fasciclin-like arabinogalactan protein 7, translated as MKSTTVFLITTAILLLSSPEAKAQTTKSPPPSLAPAPAPTPDYVNLTHLLTVAGSYHTFLGYLQSTKVIDTFQEQANNSKDGITIFAPTDKAFSSLKEPSLSNLTQDQLKSLCLFHALSHYYSLADFKNLSQSSPVSTYAGGQYTLNFTDLSGDVHVNSGWTNTKISSSVLSTNPVAVYQVDHVLLPEAIFGTDIPPMPAPAPSPVADTPPAADTPSGVNVTTSSPSSSEQNQNSSPQLISLGIWSHLFVAVSSVMIMMSG; from the coding sequence ATGAAGTCAACAACGGTGTTCTTGATTACCACAGCTATTCTGCTGCTCTCTTCTCCAGAAGCAAAAGCTCAGACCACCAAATCTCCCCCTCCAAGCCTGGCTCCAGCACCAGCCCCGACACCTGACTATGTGAACCTCACTCACCTGCTCACCGTAGCGGGCTCGTACCACACCTTCCTTGGATATCTCCAGTCCACCAAAGTCATCGACACCTTCCAAGAACAGGCCAACAACTCCAAGGATGGCATCACCATATTTGCACCAACCGACAAGGCCTTCTCATCGCTTAAGGAGCCATCCCTCTCCAACCTCACCCAAGACCAGCTCAAGTCACTCTGCCTGTTCCACGCCCTGTCGCATTACTACAGTCTTGCCGATTTCAAGAACCTGAGCCAATCGAGCCCCGTCAGCACATATGCTGGTGGCCAATACACTTTGAATTTCACTGATTTGTCTGGAGATGTGCACGTCAATTCCGGGTGGACCAATACAAAGATCAGTAGCAGTGTGCTTTCCACCAACCCCGTAGCAGTGTACCAAGTGGATCACGTACTTCTCCCAGAGGCGATCTTTGGTACTGATATACCACCAATGCCAGCTCCAGCACCGAGTCCTGTAGCTGACACTCCCCCGGCTGCTGATACTCCGAGTGGAGTAAATGTTACTACATCTTCACCATCTTCGTCAGAACAAAATCAGAATTCGTCTCCGCAGCTTATCAGTTTGGGAATTTGGAGCCATTTGTTCGTTGCTGTTTCGAGCGTGATGATTATGATGTCGGGTTGA